The genomic stretch ATTCCGTCAGGAAGTGCCCAATAGTGGTGAGTATTCAGCATGGTTGCAGCTATTCAGTCAAAAAGAGCAGTAGGATACCAGCAATTACACTGACCAGACCAATGGTTCGTAAGGTTTTGTCAGGTAATTTGAGTAATTCGCGGTAGGC from Thiothrix litoralis encodes the following:
- a CDS encoding DUF2065 domain-containing protein encodes the protein MAFNWNDLLTALALLLILEGLMPFLSPSSLKQAYRELLKLPDKTLRTIGLVSVIAGILLLFLTE